The genomic stretch TAAAGCCAGCTTTTTCCATCACACGATATGGTTGTTTATTAACGTGAGATAAAATCAATGTCATGCCACGTTTTTTGCAGATTTCAAGTGTTTCTTCAAGAGCTTCAAGTCCTGAAATATCCATAGCAGGCACATTACGCATACGAAGAATCAAAACATTTTTGCCTTCTTCATGAGTGAAGTTAAGGAAGTCATTTGCTGCACCGAAGAACAATGAACCAAAGATTTCATAAACAACTGTGTTACTTGGCACATGTTTCAAATCAGTGTTTTCTGAAAGTTCAGCGTCATCAAGGCTATCTTTATCAACCCATTGACGAACTGCGGCAACGTCTGACATACGTTTAAGGAATAAGAAGGCAGCCAAAACCATACCAAATTCGATGGCTACAACAAGGTCAAAGAAGACTGTTAACACAAGTGTAATTACCAAAACAGCAATATCACTCTTAGGTGCTTTTTTAAGCATGTGAACAAATGTACGCCATCCACTCATGTTATAAGCAACCATAATCAAGATTGAAGCAAGACAGCTCATTGGGATAAGTGATGCGTAAGGCATCAAGAACAAGAGGATCAAGAGCAATGTCACAGCGTGAGTCATACCAGCGATTGGTGTACGACCACCATTTTTAACGTTGGCTGCTGTACGAGCGATAGCACCTGTAGCAGGGATACCACCAAATAGAGCAGACATCATGTTACCAACACCTTGTCCGACCAATTCAGCATTTGAACGGTGGTGACTACCAATCATACCATCTGAAACCACACATGAAAGAAGTGATTCGATAGATGCCAAAATTGCAATTGTAAAGGCTGGTGAAATCATTTGACGGATAAGACCAAATGACAATTCAGGCATTGTAAATGACGGTAAACCAGCTTTGATAGTGTACAAGTCACCGATTGTTTTAACTGACATGTGACCAAATCCAACAAGAGCTGTTGTCACGATAATAGCAACAAGAGAACCTGGGATTTTTTGAGAAACACGTGGCCAGAAGATTTGGATAAGCAATGCAATCATACCAATCAAAAGTGTAGGCCAGTTGATTGTATTGATGTGTTGAGCGTAAGCTACCATTTTCTCAACAAACTCAGCTGGAACAGCACCCATGCTTAGTCCGAAGAAATCTTTTAGTTGACCAACAAAGATTCCGACAGCAATACCTAATGTGAACCCAACTGTGATTGTTTTAGGGATGAATTTAATCAAGTCTCCAAAACGAAGAAGCCCCATGACAATCATCATAATACCAGCTAAGAATGTTGCAATGGTAAGACCTGCCATACCATATTGAGCAATGATACCATAGATGATAACAACAAACGCTGCTGTCGGTCCACCGATTTGAACACGACTACCACCTAAAAATGAAATAAAAAAACCTGCGACAACTGCAGTATAAAGACCTTGTTCTGGATTAACACCTGATGCAATCGCTAAAGCAATTGACAATGGTAGGGCAATGATCGCCACAATAATCCCCGCAACAAGGTCTTTTGCAAACTGTGCACCCGAATAATTTTTAAGAGTACTAAACAGTTTTGGCTTAATATACTTAAAAGCGTCCATCTTTTCCTCCTACTTTTATTTGTTCTCAGACGCTTACGAGAACTGACGTTACCATTTTATCACACCAAAAGTTAGAATTCTAGGGATATTAACATAAAAACTTGCAATATTTGCCCCTTTTTTGCTCCTCTAAGGGCTTCTACTTGAAATTTTGACCAAAAAACACTAACCAGCTAAAATGTAAGCGCTACACGTCAATATACGCTTATCTAAGATAATCAAAAAATGTCAGTAGGAAAAATTCTGATTTTTTCATAAAAAATATCCGAGATTTTCACCTCAGATATTAAAATTATTCAAATGCCTACTTTCTACAAAACTTCTACAACTTCAAACTCTTCAAAGACAACTGACATTTGTGGTGAAAAGTGATACCCAAGCATCTCTCCCTCACGAGTGAAGAAACGCTCGTGGCTTCTTTTCCAAGAGTCTAATGTCTCATCTTCGCCTTCAAGCTTAGCAAGGTCATAAGTGATTTCTTCATAAGGAAGAATGTGCAATTTCTTTGTTCTCACCACACAACGAGGATTGCCATCCCAATCAGTAATGACACTTAACTCTCCTTCTTTTGGCATAGTTTCATCACCAAGTTCAAAAGCTGCTAAGCTGCTTGACGTCGCTCTTTTCTGACCTTTTAAAACCAAATCAAGCAAACTATTACAAGCTTTCTCGGTCAGCTCGAAATGCCATTTTTCAAGATTTTCGATGTTCATTTACTTTTCCTTTTCTCTCTTATTTTTATTAAATGTTACAAATTGCCATCACAGATTGATACCATTTTTCAGGATATGATGCCAAAAGTTCTTCGTGACGATAATTTTGTCTATGAATAATAGGATTTTTGAAATGTTTTTTATAGCGTTTTAAATACTTCTCGCCCATTTTTTCCGCATAAAAAATATGTACCTTAGTCTCATCATTTTCAATCATATTAGCTAAAGGCGTGATTAAATCTGAGTAGAATTGATTGAAAAGTGATTGTTTACTGACAAATGTCAAACCAGTCATGAAAGAAAAAATATCCCTCACATAAGAATCTTTAGAAGACTCTTTTTGAAAATAGCTTTGCACACATTTGGAACAAAATACCCGTTTTTCAAAAAAGGATGCATTAGCATTACTAGCAATTTTCCCTTTAAAAAGGCTAATAGATGATTCTCTTGGTCAAAATCCGAACTACCAATAATTGCTTTTGACATTATCACTTTCTTTCGTGCCACAAGCTGTGCGACAAGTGTTCCACCAAGTGATGAACCATAAGCTGCAAAAATTTTTCCTTGATAATTTTGCTGAATCATCTCTTCAATCTTTTGAACCTCAGCCAAAATTGATTGAAAATCCTCCCTATCCTCACCATCAAATCCTGTATACGAAACAACAAGGACAAAAAAATCTGACAGCAATCGTGGAATCACTTTCTCAAAATTCGCTTTCCAGTGACACATGGTTCCTGGTAACAAGATGATAATCGTTTTTGAAGAATCACCAAATTCATGACATAACATGACTAAACTTACACTCACCTTCTAAATTGACATCGACTCCCTAGCATTATATCACTTTCTCAAGAAAAAAAGCTGTAACAACTTGTGCTACAGTCGATTTAACTTATCTACAATTTCTTAGTAGAGATTATGTTGCATGTTTTGATAATCTTTAAAAAGTTTCAAACAATCATCATGACTAAGTTGAACAAGGTAATCTTCAGGGAGATTTTTTCGTCCTCCCATAAGCTCATCAAAGCGTTGGTCACGAAAACCAATCATGGCATTATCAGCAATCGTACAACCATAATATACTTTATCAATATTTGCCCAAAGACAAGCTGCTAGACACATTGGACACGGCTCTCCAGTTGTAAACAAAGTTGTTCCTGACAAATCATGCGTGCCAAGTTTTTGACCTGCTGCTCTGATTGCCGTTACTTCTCCATGTGCTGTTGGATCGTGGTGAGCTAGAACCATGTTATGCCCACTAGCAATGATCTTACCATCTTTTACGATAACTGCACCAAAGGGGCCACCATCTCCCTTTTTAATCCCTTCGTAAGCCTCTTCAATAGCCTTTTGCATGTATTCATTATCCATATGGGGCACCCCTTTCATATCTGTTAACTTAAGTATATCACACATTTTCAGAAAGCGATATCATAAAAAATTGATTTACATCATCTAATAGTAAATCTTACGTCCATAAAGAGGTGATAAACAAAGCTGAACAATTTTCGCTTTTGACAAAGCCACAATTTTCATAGAAATCAATCTCCTTATTGTAGCCAATCACAGCAATTCTCATAAAAGATTTGTATTTTTCTTTGACCAGTTGAATCAACTTACTTCCAATCGTGTGACCTTGATAGGCAGGATCAACAAGCAAATAATGAATATAAGCATTCATCACCCCATCATCCATAGCACAAATCATGCCAACTAATTGGTCGCCATCCCAAGCCGAATAGACAGTATTAAAATTCTGCATAGCCAGAACAAGCTTTTCAGGATAATGCCCTGATGACCATTCTACTGAAAGAAATAAACGCTCCAAATCACTGCACCTAAAGTCATGAATTGCTTTGTATTCAATAGCCGCCATAATACAACCTCTTTCTTTATTCAGCTAAATCTTCTGTGTTAGTTATCACGCGCTTTAGTTTTTACTGTTTCCCTTCAAATGTTTTTCAATATAATCAAAAAATGGTTTCTTTTTGACGTCGAAGACGTGGTTTTCATACCATGTGTAGGATTCTTTTAAGCCAATTTCTAGAGGTGTTAGCTCTGGTAATAATTTCTCTTGCCTTTTGACATCTAAAAAGAACTCATAGTCGTAAAAACTAAAGTAATTGCGCTGATCGACCTCATCAAAGACTTCGATGAATTCTGGAATTTTATTGCTGCAGGCATAGCAGAGCTTCACCCACTGGCGAGTACTTATAACTTCAGTATTTCCTACGTTATAGAGGTGTTCTGTTGGCCGCTTTTCAATAATAGCTTCCATCATGCGGCACAAATCCTTAATATAAAAGAATTGTAATTTTAATTCACCGTGGCGTGGCAGATAAAATGGCAAATCATCCTTAGCACAATCAAAGACAAAAGCTTCGCGATAGACATTATTCATCGGTCCGTATAGATATGGTGGACGTAAAATATAAGCTTCTGGAACCAGCTCAAGCAAACGTTTTTCTGCTGCAATCTTATCTAGACCATACTGGCCCCAGAATTTATTTTCACCAAGTTGAGAGGTTTCTAAAAATGGTTGCGCGCCGTCATCTGGATAAACAGAACTTGAACTAATCATGATATATGTTTCAAATGAGCCTATTGCTTCTACTAAACAAGAAATGTCATTAGCGTTATAAGCTGTCACATCCAAAACGATATCGAAATGGAGACTCTTCAATCGATTACCCAAATCATGTCGGTCAGCTTGAATCACAGTCACGCCTTCAACTTGTGTCTTGGTATTTCGATTGAGCACATAGACGTCATAGCCTTTTTTAGCAAAATAAGCCGCTGTATACTTGCTAACAAAAACTGTGCCCCCCGTTACAAGTACTGTTTTCATCCAGAAACCTCCTTTTGAATTATCAGAATATTATGATACTTGCATTGTAGCACAAAAAGACAGCACTTACAAAGAACAACTGTTTTTTAGCTTCTATCTCGCGTCATCCTCTAAAACATTCAAAAACTGCAGCCAGAAAAGCTACAGTTTAACATCTTATTCTTTATAGATTCAATCGTCTGATAAATTACTCGCCTTCATCATCGTCATCTTTGTCAATAAATAATCCAACCATAACCCCAAAGGCAATACCAAGTGACATCCAAAGTCCAATATTATGTGTTAGAAAGCCTATTCCTGCACCAATGGCTACTCCAAATCCCATACCAATTAAAATACCATTTCCTTTAGTCATAATATTGCCCTCCTAAAATCTGAAACTATAAGTGCTTTTCAAATCGAAACATTTCTGAAGCCTCATCATCATTTGGATCTTTGTGATGGCTGTTAAAGAATTCAACAATCTTAAACCCACAGCGATTCACATAAAAATGAATGTTACGTTTTTCAAAATATGGCGTCACGGTTTCCCAGATTTTCACCTGAGGAAACATCTTTTCAATTTGACACCAAGCGCCGTAGCCAACTCCCTTACTGTGGCATTTTGGAGAAACAAAAAGCAAATCCAAATCTCCTCTATCTCCCTCAATACGGACTACAACACCACCGACAACCTTTCCATCATCAAGGATACGGTAGGCTTCTCCACTATCTATGGATTCTTCAATTGTCTCTCGAGAGATGATTTGACCATCTTCTTCAAAATGGTCATCTCGAAGACCAAATTCCTCTAAAGCTCCATAATTAAAAGCTTCTTGGTTATCTTTAATAAATCGTTCACGGTCACTTGAAACAAGTGGTTTCAACTCAATCATACTTACCTCTTTTAGTGAAAAATTATTATCCTCCAACTTTTGAGACGAGTTTTAAAAATTTTTTGGCATTCATCTGCTCATTTGTGACATAATCCCCGTTGTAAAAAAGAGCGTAGGTCGTTATGGGTGTCGGCGCAGCTTGCGCTGTTTTCCTATCCGTAATTTGAATAGCCTTAAAAGAAATCCCTTCTTGCTTAGCTGTTGCTTCAAGGATTGGAACGTATTTCGCATTAAAAGGACATTGGCTGGTGTAATACAAAACATAACCTGATTTTTCGATGTGAGGGTGTTTGGCACAAGCTTTAAAGTTTGGTACTTTAGCATCATCGGAAAACGGCAGATACCAAAGTTGAATGCCATTATCAGCTTCATCAGCCACCTTAAAACCTTTGTAGGCTAAATACTTTGGATCAGCAAGAAATGGTTTCTTCTTAGCTGCTGCTAAGATACACAAGCCATTCTTCCCTTTTGCTTTGCTATCAGCGATACAAGCCTCCAGCAAATCAGTCGAATAACCATGACCTTTTAAAGAACCCGAAACCCAGAGACAATCAATATACATGTAATCTTCTGCCTCAATGGGATTCCAAGCCTTTTCTGCAGGGATATACTCGATAAAACACTTGCCACGTTCAACACTTTTTAGAAAAACAAGTCCATCATCAAAGCGCTCAGATAACCAAGCTTTTTTAGACGAGACTTGAGCGTCTTTGTTGTTAGAAATAGCACAGCAAATATGCTCCTTTTCTAAATTATCTTTTGTCACTTGGATGTATTCCATAATCAATACCTCCTAATCACCTAAGAAAACGTTATCACTCTTTGTTTTCATTGTAGCAAAATCAGCTCATTATGACAAAAGAAAAACGAGCCTTTGACAGGCTAGTTTCCTTTTTTCTTAGGTTCTGGCAGTTCTTCGTACATGGCTTGCAACAAGCGGCTGAGTAAAGCTTTGTCATCAAGTTGATCGACTAAAAGCATCTTTTTAGCACCATCATAGGGAAGTTCAAGCCTTGCTTCTGGTAATAAAGCTGTAGCAGACTTAGTTGGTTTAATCAAAAAACGATTGTCATAAATCCCACCAATGACCTTACCACGGTAATAAAGGATGTATTCTCCCATCATTGAACGGTAGGAAATCTCTGGAATTTCTGAAAGTTTGTCCAATATAAAAACTAAGTATTCTTTACTCGATGCCATATCGTTCACTCCTTAATCATAAGTTCTCCAAGAGTTCTTTCACATATAAATCTGGCTGGTTAATCGCATATTGACCGTGAGCCAGACCAGCTTTGATTTCCAAGCGACTGTCTGGTAAAAGATCATGTAAATACCTTGCTGAAGCATGCATCTTTTTAGTTTCTTTTTCTCCCACAATAATGCGAACACGCGCTAACGAATTCTTCAAATTTTTCTTTACTTGATACAAGCTACTTGCTTTTGTAAAAGCAATCAAATTTTGCTTAGAAAGTTTCACCGTGTCCTCATAATAGTGTTCAAACAAATCAGCTCGAATGCCAAGGGAGCGAAACTGCATCTTTGCAAACCACTTCTTCTTAATCAAAGGAAAACTCATCGAAAATAGCGGAGCGACCAAACCTGCTGTCAATTTATCTGGAATAATGGCAGCACTTTCTACAATAGCGTACTGACAAATATCTTTTCGCAAAGCAAGCATTTCTAAAAGAATCTGACCACCTAGCGACAAACCAGCAATCAGAAAAACTGAACCACCGTAGGTTTTATCAATATAATCCAGAAGTCGCTTAGCATTATCTTCAATGCTTGTAAAATCAGCATCACTTCCAGCATGTCCATCAAGAATTGGCAAAACCACATGATAGTTTTCACACAGCAAATCCATCTGAGCTTGATATTGCCACCACGACAAACCGCCACCGTGAAGTAACACGATAACGTCTTGATTTTCTTGACCAACTTCAACAACTTTCATCACAATCTCCTCCCCCAAAATGCTAACAAAAAAGACCAAAAGTCCTAGTAAAATAATAACACAGCACAACTAATCAAGTACCTGTTATCAT from Streptococcus ruminicola encodes the following:
- a CDS encoding SulP family inorganic anion transporter, with product MDAFKYIKPKLFSTLKNYSGAQFAKDLVAGIIVAIIALPLSIALAIASGVNPEQGLYTAVVAGFFISFLGGSRVQIGGPTAAFVVIIYGIIAQYGMAGLTIATFLAGIMMIVMGLLRFGDLIKFIPKTITVGFTLGIAVGIFVGQLKDFFGLSMGAVPAEFVEKMVAYAQHINTINWPTLLIGMIALLIQIFWPRVSQKIPGSLVAIIVTTALVGFGHMSVKTIGDLYTIKAGLPSFTMPELSFGLIRQMISPAFTIAILASIESLLSCVVSDGMIGSHHRSNAELVGQGVGNMMSALFGGIPATGAIARTAANVKNGGRTPIAGMTHAVTLLLILLFLMPYASLIPMSCLASILIMVAYNMSGWRTFVHMLKKAPKSDIAVLVITLVLTVFFDLVVAIEFGMVLAAFLFLKRMSDVAAVRQWVDKDSLDDAELSENTDLKHVPSNTVVYEIFGSLFFGAANDFLNFTHEEGKNVLILRMRNVPAMDISGLEALEETLEICKKRGMTLILSHVNKQPYRVMEKAGFIEKVGQENLCENIDASLKRAATLAK
- a CDS encoding ASCH domain-containing protein, encoding MNIENLEKWHFELTEKACNSLLDLVLKGQKRATSSSLAAFELGDETMPKEGELSVITDWDGNPRCVVRTKKLHILPYEEITYDLAKLEGEDETLDSWKRSHERFFTREGEMLGYHFSPQMSVVFEEFEVVEVL
- a CDS encoding alpha/beta fold hydrolase, with amino-acid sequence MLCHEFGDSSKTIIILLPGTMCHWKANFEKVIPRLLSDFFVLVVSYTGFDGEDREDFQSILAEVQKIEEMIQQNYQGKIFAAYGSSLGGTLVAQLVARKKVIMSKAIIGSSDFDQENHLLAFLKGKLLVMLMHPFLKNGYFVPNVCKAIFKKSLLKILM
- a CDS encoding nucleoside deaminase; translated protein: MDNEYMQKAIEEAYEGIKKGDGGPFGAVIVKDGKIIASGHNMVLAHHDPTAHGEVTAIRAAGQKLGTHDLSGTTLFTTGEPCPMCLAACLWANIDKVYYGCTIADNAMIGFRDQRFDELMGGRKNLPEDYLVQLSHDDCLKLFKDYQNMQHNLY
- a CDS encoding GNAT family N-acetyltransferase codes for the protein MAAIEYKAIHDFRCSDLERLFLSVEWSSGHYPEKLVLAMQNFNTVYSAWDGDQLVGMICAMDDGVMNAYIHYLLVDPAYQGHTIGSKLIQLVKEKYKSFMRIAVIGYNKEIDFYENCGFVKSENCSALFITSLWT
- a CDS encoding NAD-dependent epimerase/dehydratase family protein — translated: MKTVLVTGGTVFVSKYTAAYFAKKGYDVYVLNRNTKTQVEGVTVIQADRHDLGNRLKSLHFDIVLDVTAYNANDISCLVEAIGSFETYIMISSSSVYPDDGAQPFLETSQLGENKFWGQYGLDKIAAEKRLLELVPEAYILRPPYLYGPMNNVYREAFVFDCAKDDLPFYLPRHGELKLQFFYIKDLCRMMEAIIEKRPTEHLYNVGNTEVISTRQWVKLCYACSNKIPEFIEVFDEVDQRNYFSFYDYEFFLDVKRQEKLLPELTPLEIGLKESYTWYENHVFDVKKKPFFDYIEKHLKGNSKN
- a CDS encoding GNAT family N-acetyltransferase; its protein translation is MIELKPLVSSDRERFIKDNQEAFNYGALEEFGLRDDHFEEDGQIISRETIEESIDSGEAYRILDDGKVVGGVVVRIEGDRGDLDLLFVSPKCHSKGVGYGAWCQIEKMFPQVKIWETVTPYFEKRNIHFYVNRCGFKIVEFFNSHHKDPNDDEASEMFRFEKHL
- a CDS encoding N-acetyltransferase, producing MEYIQVTKDNLEKEHICCAISNNKDAQVSSKKAWLSERFDDGLVFLKSVERGKCFIEYIPAEKAWNPIEAEDYMYIDCLWVSGSLKGHGYSTDLLEACIADSKAKGKNGLCILAAAKKKPFLADPKYLAYKGFKVADEADNGIQLWYLPFSDDAKVPNFKACAKHPHIEKSGYVLYYTSQCPFNAKYVPILEATAKQEGISFKAIQITDRKTAQAAPTPITTYALFYNGDYVTNEQMNAKKFLKLVSKVGG
- a CDS encoding TfoX/Sxy family protein, whose product is MASSKEYLVFILDKLSEIPEISYRSMMGEYILYYRGKVIGGIYDNRFLIKPTKSATALLPEARLELPYDGAKKMLLVDQLDDKALLSRLLQAMYEELPEPKKKGN
- a CDS encoding alpha/beta fold hydrolase, with product MKVVEVGQENQDVIVLLHGGGLSWWQYQAQMDLLCENYHVVLPILDGHAGSDADFTSIEDNAKRLLDYIDKTYGGSVFLIAGLSLGGQILLEMLALRKDICQYAIVESAAIIPDKLTAGLVAPLFSMSFPLIKKKWFAKMQFRSLGIRADLFEHYYEDTVKLSKQNLIAFTKASSLYQVKKNLKNSLARVRIIVGEKETKKMHASARYLHDLLPDSRLEIKAGLAHGQYAINQPDLYVKELLENL